A genomic stretch from Puntigrus tetrazona isolate hp1 chromosome 6, ASM1883169v1, whole genome shotgun sequence includes:
- the trak2 gene encoding LOW QUALITY PROTEIN: trafficking kinesin-binding protein 2 (The sequence of the model RefSeq protein was modified relative to this genomic sequence to represent the inferred CDS: inserted 1 base in 1 codon): MFEVKPMSVEKKDTAAGTDEGSKVCDGGVSGCGGDSLYLYEGQDWVISPSCSPEEPSAISPMLAEETFRYMTFLAVGSSYPHNGSNSLSKVLSADRVEQMTKTYNDIDVVTHLLAERDRDLELAARIGQSLLQRNHVLQERNESLEEQLAQAIDQVHQLQHELAKKDELLRMVASASEESETDSSCSTPLRHPAPAGAALALSQLEALQSKLQELEEENLSLRSEACHLKKETVTYEEKEQQLVNDCVKELRESNSQMVSLTDELSQKSEELIRHQEEIAQLLSQIVELQQRVKELALEKEELRIHLQASKEAQRQLTAELKELSDRNAECVGMLHESQEEIKELRSKNTPSAGLRRHLSHGLYPMDSLAAEIEGTMRRELSVEEEIAFQDQRSTHKRVFQTVRSVNESVMRASAAVPPIPGSARSGVVMTPVPYQSHTPNTEEPAGDVDATKENSRLGQPGSPXGNDLTSALNRLSLRRQNFLCERQFFQVEREKKLQELAAAESEGGGSGCSSPMGSTVSSFTNLSEFSISSSCFKTFLPEKLQIVKPMEGSLTLHHWQQLAKPHLATILDPHPGVVTKGFRPLPQDSVYRLADLEEDEDQEKLPWEHKRKEEKPQDAKIKDEEEEEEEEGITFNVRSSSTPEEKRERRRVQSPANVPPLPASLRNSPVPLATAVSLAAAVNLTTSAAPAVSSGVSGSAAPQFELNLGSKVPSTAVNPGKYQSSTFSTYTFTTCRILHPSDSTQVTPSSACSPSVSDNTPSSLRTGPSTPVTPCRLSLGDSFPIRRPAAPPGGLAKLLLEKGISAQGPAAVPAPKKPLSLRLLPSTPPNSPSHSPCPSPVPFDSRSTSADNFLASRPAELFLQDVYGLKLGRAPRPDLLSPDRSPHGTKPDCHSVNLVEHLRKLGLDKRVLQGSDPEGTHQQESATFLATGGGSLLDGLRRNQSLPVMVGRRSASVSSPSFPVPVPHPTSLALPTPPWGNLNEPRRTRRHASLSQAPSHLHN, from the exons atgttCGAGGTGAAGCCTATGAGCGTGGAGAAGAAGGACACAGCTGCGggaacag atgAGGGCAGTAAGGTGTGTGACGGGGGAGTCAGTGGTTGCGGAGGGGATTCTCTGTATCTCTACGAGGGTCAGGACTGGGTCATCTCCCCCTCCTGCTCTCCAGAGGAACCCAGCGCCATCTCACCCATGCTGGCCGAGGAAACCTTCCGCTAcatga CATTTCTAGCTGTCGGTTCCTCTTATCCCCATAATGGCTCTAACAGCCTCTCTAAAG TCCTCAGCGCTGACCGGGTGGAGCAGATGACCAAGACTTACAATGACATCGACGTGGTCACACACCTCCTAGCTGAA AGGGATCGCGACCTGGAATTGGCCGCTCGGATCGGTCAGTCTCTCTTACAGAGGAACCACGTGCTGCAGGAGAGAAACGAATCTCTGGAGGAACAGCTAGCACAGGCCATAGACCAG GTTCATCAGCTCCAGCATGAGTTGGCGAAGAAGGATGAACTCCTCCGTATGGTCGCGAGCGCCAGCGAGGAGAGCGAGACCGACTCCAGCTGCTCCACGCCGCTCCGTCACCCGGCGCCCGCCGGGGCCGCTCTCGCCCTCAGCCAGCTGGAGGCCCTCCAGTCCAAACTccaggagctggaggaggagaacCTGTCCCTGAGATCAGAG GCCTGTCACCTGAAGAAGGAGACCGTCACTTACGAGGAGAAAGAACAGCAGCTGGTGAACGACTGCGTTAAAGAGCTAC GAGAGTCAAACAGTCAGATGGTGTCACTGACAGATGAACTCTCGCAGAAGAGCGAGGAGTTAATAAGACATCAGGAGGAAATCGCACAACTCCTCTCACAGATCGTCGAGCTCCAGCAAAGAGTGAAAGAG ctGGCTCTAGAGAAAGAAGAGCTGAGAATTCACCTTCAGGCCTCAAAGGAAGCACAGCGGCAGCTCACGGCTGAG ctGAAGGAGCTGTCAGACAGGAATGCTGAGTGTGTGGGAATGCTACACGAGTCTCAGGAGGAGATTAAGGAGCTGCGCAGTAAGAACACGCCATCTGCAGGCCTGCGCAGACACCTGTCGCACGGACTCTATCCTATG GATTCTTTGGCAGCTGAGATTGAAGGTACTATGAGAAGAGAGCTGAGTGTAGAAGAAGAAATTGCCTTCCAGGACCAGAG GTCAACGCACAAGCGCGTGTTCCAGACGGTGCGGTCTGTGAATGAGTCTGTGATGAGAGCGTCTGCCGCAGTGCCTCCGATCCCTGGCTCCGCCCGCAGCGGCGTGGTCATGACCCCAGTGCCCTATCAATCACACACACCCAACACAGAGGAGCCAGCTGGAGATGTGGACGCCACCAA AGAGAACTCTCGTCTGGGTCAGCCCGGCTCTC GGGGAAATGACCTCACATCGGCCCTAAACCGCCTCTCCCTGCGGAGGCAGAACTTCCTGTGCGAGCGACAGTTCTTTCAGGTCGAGAGAGAGAAGAAGCTGCAGGAGCTGGCGGCTGCCGAGTCGGAAGGGGGCGGGAGCGGCTGCAGTTCACCAATGGGAAGCACCGTCTCGTCTTTCACCAACCTATCAGAATTCTCCATCTCCTCCAgctgtttcaaaacatttctgccTGAAAAACTGCAGATTGTGAAACCAATGGAAG GTTCTCTGACTCTTCATCACTGGCAGCAGCTCGCTAAACCCCACCTGGCCACTATTCTAGACCCCCATCCGGGTGTAGTTACCAAAGGCTTCCGCCCTCTCCCTCAGGACAGTGTTTACCGCCTGGCTGACCTAGAAGAGGACGAAGACCAGGAGAAGCTGCCGTGGGAGCATaagagaaaagaggagaagCCACAGGATGCAAAGATAAAAgacgaagaggaggaggaggaggaggaaggaatCACATTTAACGTGCGCTCGTCGTCCACTccagaagagaagagagaaaggagGCGTGTCCAAAGCCCGGCTAACGTCCCTCCCCTTCCTGCATCCCTCAGGAATTCCCCTGTGCCCCTAGCAACAGCCGTTTCCTTGGCAGCAGCAGTTAACCTGACGACCAGCGCTGCTCCTGCCGTTAGTTCTGGGGTCTCTGGGTCAGCAGCTCCACAGTTTGAGCTGAATCTCGGATCTAAAGTGCCCTCTACAG cTGTAAATCCTGGGAAATATCAGAGCTCCACTTTTTCCACATACACCTTCACTACCTGCCGGATCCTGCATCCCAGTGACAGCACACAGGTGACACCCAG CTCTGCCTGCAGTCCTTCTGTAAGTGACAACACCCCTAGTTCTCTCCGGACCGGTCCCAGTACTCCAGTCACACCCTGCCGGTTAAGTCTGGGTGATTCTTTCCCCATTCGCCGTCCCGCGGCGCCCCCTGGTGGTCTCGCCAAGCTCCTGCTGGAGAAGGGCATCTCTGCTCAGGGTCCCGCCGCTGTGCCGGCACCCAAAAAGCCTCTTTCCCTACGTCTTCTTCCCAGCACTCCTCCAAACTCCCCCTCCCACTCCCCATGCCCCTCTCCCGTGCCCTTCGACTCCCGATCCACCTCTGCGGACAACTTCCTAGCGTCCCGTCCCGCCGAGCTCTTCCTGCAAGACGTCTACGGACTGAAACTCGGCCGTGCCCCGCGACCGGATCTCCTGAGCCCTGACCGATCTCCTCATGGGACCAAACCCGACTGCCACTCCGTCAACCTCGTGGAGCATCTTCGCAAGCTAGGCTTGGATAAAAGAGTCCTCCAAGGGTCAGATCCCGAAGGCACCCATCAGCAAGAATCTGCCACCTTCCTAGCAACAGGAGGAGGCAGCTTATTGGATGGGCTTCGGAGAAATCAAAGTCTGCCTGTGATGGTTGGCCGGCGCAGCGCATCCGTCTCCAGTCCGTCCTTTCCTGTCCCAGTCCCTCACCCTACCTCCCTGGCCCTTCCCACCCCACCATGGGGTAACCTAAACGAACCGCGCCGCACACGTAGACACGCCTCACTTTCCCAGGCCCCGTCCCACTTGCATAATTGA
- the stradb gene encoding STE20-related kinase adapter protein beta: MSFLDCTCISSHSQVQSISIEEQYEDISHQCSSSDVSPCSVLTDEDDITDLSTDPAHYQLLSQLGRGFNNLSQVSMARHTPSGRLVAVKNTNLDECTEDELLQLMNEVLLSRLFRHPNLLTSRLVFSSFCQLWVLSPLMSYGSADSLLRSYFPDGMSESLIAYLLYGVLRALEYLHHMGYVHRAVKASHVLLSAEGRVCLSGLQSVYSLMKDGKRMRAVFDMPQHSPSLLPWLSPELLRQDLHGYGVKSDIYSLGIVACELVSGRVPFQDMPPTLMLLQKLRGSHCCLLDVPPYPLGDMGALKVSRSGVDSGIGESVATGSLTRTATAERPQSPAPKNHSATLHNLVQLCLQQQPERRPSATALLTHPFFRQVKKHTRDSFLSLMYPAVPVSCPPDTPPSETPTQTCNTPSPTDPEPEDAAWDFS; this comes from the exons ATGTCGTTTCTG GACTGCACCTGTATCTCTTCCCACTCACAAGTCCAGTCCATCAGCATAGAGGAGCAGTATGAAGACATCAGCCATCAGTGCTCG AGCAGTGATGTCTCTCCGTGTTCTGTGTTGACGGATGAAGATGACATCACAGATCTTTCCACTGACCCCGCCCACTATCAGCTGCTCTCACAACTGG GCCGGGGCTTTAATAACCTCAGTCAGGTGAGCATGGCTCGACACACACCGTCTGGCCGGCTCGTGGCGGTGAAAAACACTAACCTGGACGAGTGTACAGAAGATGAGCTGCTGCAGCTGATG AACGAGGTTCTGCTGTCCAGACTGTTCCGTCACCCGAACCTGCTGACCTCCAGACTGGTGTTCAGCTCGTTCTGTCAGCTCTGGGTTCTGTCTCCTCTCATGAGCTACG GTTCTGCAGACTCTCTGCTCCGGTCGTATTTTCCGGACGGGATGAGCGAGTCTCTGATTGCGTACCTGCTGTACGGGGTGCTCCGAGCGCTGGAGTACCTGCATCACATGGGTTACGTGCACAG GGCTGTGAAGGCGAGTCACGTGCTGCTGTCGGCTGAAGGCCGTGTGTGTTTGTCGGGGCTTCAGAGCGTGTACAGTCTGATGAAGGACGGTAAGAGGATGAGAGCCGTGTTTGACATGCCTCAACACAGTCCGTCTCTGCTGCCCTGGCTGAGTCCGGAGCTGCTCCGGCAG GATCTTCACGGCTATGGAGTGAAGTCAGACATCTACAGTCTGGGGATCGTGGCGTGTGAGCTGGTCAGCGGCAGAGTGCCCTTCCAGGACATGCCGCCCACTCTG ATGCTTCTTCAGAAGCTGCGGGGTTCTCACTGCTGTCTCCTCGACGTCCCCCCGTACCCGCTCGGAGACATGGGTGCGCTCAAGGTGTCCCGCTCCGGCGTGGATTCGGGGATCGGCGAGAGCGTCGCGACCGGAAGCCTGACCCGTACTGCCACGGCAGAGAGACCTCAGAGCCCCGCTCCCaaaaaccactcggccacgctgCACAACCTGGTCCAACTGTGCCTGCAGCAGCAGCCTGAGCGCAG GCCGTCTGCGACAGCTCTCCTCACTCACCCCTTCTTCAGACAG GTGAAGAAGCACACGAGGGACTCTTTCCTCAGTTTGATGTATCCGGCCGTGCCAGTGTCCTGTCCTCCAGACACGCCTCCGTCCGAAACGCCCACCCAGACCTGCAACACCCCGTCGCCCACCGACCCTGAGCCCGAGGACGCCGCGTGGGACTTCTCCTGA